A single region of the Salmo salar chromosome ssa16, Ssal_v3.1, whole genome shotgun sequence genome encodes:
- the LOC106573200 gene encoding CCR4-NOT transcription complex subunit 1 isoform X4: MNLDSLSLALSQISYLVDNLTKKNYRASQQEIQHIVNRHGPEADRHLLRCLFSHVDFSGDGKSSGKDFHQFLIQECVSLISKPNFISTLCYAIDNPLHYQKSLKPSSHLFTQLSKVLKLSKVQEVIFGLALLNSCNADLRGFAAQFVKQKLPDLLRSYVDADLGVNQEGGFQDIAIEVLHLLLSHLLFGQKGASGVGQEQIDAFLKTLCRDFPQARCPVVLAPLLYPEKRDILMDRILPDSGELAKTMMESSLAEFMQEVGYGFCASLDECRNIILQYGVREVTASQVARVLGMMARTHSGLSDGIPLQSISAPGSGIWSDGKDKSDGSQAHTWNVEVLIDVVKEVNPNLNFKEVTYELDHPGFMIRDSKGLQMVVYGIQRGLGMEVFPVDLIYRPWKHAEGQLSFIQHSLMSPDVFCFADYPCHTVAIDILKAPPEDDNREIATWKSLDLVESLLRLSEVGQYEQVKQLFSFPIKHCPDMLVLALLQISTSWHTLRHELISTLMPIFLGNHPNSAIILHYAWHGQGQSPSIRQLIMHSMAEWYMRGEQYDQAKLSRILDVAQDLKSLSMLLNGTPFAFVIDLAALASRREYLKLDKWLTDKIREHGVGGEPFIQACVTFLKRRCPSIMGGLAPEKDQPKSAQLPPETMATMLGCLQACAGSVSQELSETILTMVANCSNVMNKARQPPPGVMPKGRAPSTSSLDAISPVQVSVSPLQMDPLTAMGSLNLSSSATSHTQSMQGFPTPLGSAFSNPQSPAKAFPPLSNPNPSTPFGGIGSLSSQLGNTGPLGSGIGSGLGMPAVSSDPFGTRKMSTPGLNPTTFQQTDLSQVWPEANQHFSKEIDDEANSYFQRIYNHPPHPTMSVDEVLEMLQRFKDSTIKREREVFNCMLRNLFEEYRFFPQYPDKELHITACLFGGIIEKGLVTYMALGLALRYVLEALRKPFGSKMYYFGIAALDRFKNRLKDYPQYCQHLASIGHFLQFPLHLQECVQYIEYGQQSRDPPVKMQGSITTPGSLALAQAQAQSQPPKAPQPGQPSTLVTTATATTTVAKTTTITRPTPGSFKKDVPPSINTTNIDTLLVATDQTERIVEPPENVQEKIAFIFNNLSQSNMTQKVEELKETVKEEFMPWVSQYLVMKRVSIEPNFHSLYSNFLDTLKNPEFVKMVLNETYRNIKVLLTSDKAAANFSDRSLLKNLGHWLGMITLAKNKPILYTDLEVKSLLLEAYVKGQQELLYVVPFVAKVLESSLRSVSHQAEYLPELTGSQSFQAEYLQQQTGSQPELDDVDHYRQYYSPSPEEAKRLKIFRPQNPWTMAIMNVLAELHTEHDLKLNLKFEIEVLCKNLSLDINDLKPGTLLKDKDKLKSLEEQLSAPKKEAKPPEEMIPIVSTGIQHFQTGMPLVGDFLPFAAAPSTPAPTTTCSATGPPTPQFSYHDINVYALAGLAPHINININIPLLQAHPQLKQCVRQSIERAVQELVHPVVDRSIKIAMTTCEQIVRKDFALDSEESRMRVAAHHMMRNLTAGMAMITCREPLLMSIATNLKNSFAAALRAPTPQQREMMEEAAARVAQDNCELACCFIQKTAVEKAGPEMDKRLATEFELRKHARQEGRRYCDPVVLTYQAERMPEQIRLKVGGVDPKQLAVYEEFARNVPGFLPSNDLSQPTGFLAQPMKQQAWATDDVAQIYDKCMADLEQHLHAIPPALAMNPQTQALRSLLEAVALARNSRDGIAALGLLQKAVEGLLDATSGADADLLLRYRECHLLVLKALQDGRAYGPLWCNKQITRCLIECRDEYKYNVEAVELLIRNHLVNMQQYDLHLAQSMENGLHYMAVAFAMQLVKLLLVDERSVSHITEADLFHTIETLMRTSAHSRANAPEGLPQLMDVVRSNYEAMIDRAHGGPNFMMHSGISQASEYDDPPGLREKAEYLLREWVNLYHSAAAGRDSTKAFSAFVGQMHQQGILKTDDLITRFFRLCTEMCVEISYRAQAEQQHNPAASAAIIRAKCYHNLDAFVRLIALLVKHSGEATNTVTKINLLNKVLGIVVGVLIQDHDVRQTEFQQLPYHRIFIMLLLELNAPEHVLETINFQTLTAFCNTFHILRPTKAPGFVYAWLELISHRIFIARMLAHTPQQKGWPMYAQLLIDLFKYLAPFLRNVELNKPMQILYKGTLRVLLVLLHDFPEFLCDYHYGFCDVIPPNCIQLRNLILSAFPRNMRLPDPFTPNLKVDMLSEINIAPRILTNFTGVMPSQFKKDLDSYLKTRSPVTFLSELRSNLQVGGATLGPWKYLQHNDTSLEQVSNEPGNRYNIQLINALVLYVGTQAIAHIHNKGSTPSMSTITHSAHMDIFQNLAVDLDTEGRYLFLNAIANQLRYPNSHTHYFSCTMLYLFAEANTEAIQEQITRVLLERLIVNRPHPWGLLITFIELIKNPAFKFWSHDFVHCAPEIEKLFQSVAQCCMGQKQAQQVMEGTGAS; this comes from the exons ATGAATCTTGACTCGCTCTCGCTGGCTTTGTCTCAAATCAGCTACCTGGTGGACAATTTAACAAAGAAAAACTACAGAGCCAGCCAGCAGGAAATACAGCAT ATTGTGAATCGTCACGGCCCTGAGGCGGACAGGCATTTATTACGCTGTCTCTTCTCCCATGTGGATTTCAGTGGTGATGGTAAAAGCAGTGGCAAAGATTTTCATCAG TTTCTGATCCAGGAGTGTGTTTCACTGATTTCAAAGCCTAATTTTATTTCAACACTTTGCTACGCCATCGACAATCCTTTGCACTACCAGAAG AGTTTGAAGCCGTCGTCCCACTTGTTTACTCAGTTGAGTAAAGTTCTCAAGCTAAGCAAGGTTCAAGAA GTGATATTTGGCCTTGCTTTGCTCAATTCGTGCAACGCAGACCTTCGTGGTTTTG CCGCGCAGTTCGTCAAACAAAAGCTCCCTGATCTCCTCCGCTCGTACGTGGACGCGGACCTTGGCGTTAACCAGGAAGGTGGCTTCCAAGATATTGCCATAGAGGTCCTGCACCTGCTCCTCTCCCATCTTCTGTTTGGCCAGAAGGGAGCCAGTGGCGTCGGACAAGAGCAGATTGACGCTTTCCTCAAGACACTGTGCAGAG ATTTCCCGCAGGCGCGCTGCCCTGTGGTGCTTGCACCGCTGCTGTACCCTGAAAAACGGGACATTCTGATGGACAGGATTCTGCCAGACTCGGGAGAGTTAGCCAAGACCATGATGGAGAGTTCTCTTGCAGAGTTCATGCAGGAAGTTGGCTATGGCTTTTGTGCAAG TCTTGATGAATGCCGCAACATAATTCTGCAGTATGGGGTGCGAGAGGTTACTGCCAGCCAGGTGGCCAGGGTCCTGGGGATGATGGCTCGTACCCACTCTGGCTTGTCTGATGGAATCCCCCTACAG TCCATCTCTGCTCCGGGCAGTGGCATTTGGAGTGATGGAAAGGACAAAAGTGATGGTTCTCAGGCCCACACTTGGAATGTAGAAGTTCTGATTGACGTGGTCAAAGAAGTT AACCCCAATCTCAACTTCAAAGAGGTGACCTACGAGCTCGATCACCCTGGCTTTATGATCCGGGACAGTAAGGGACTTCAGATGGTGGTGTATGGGATCCAGAGGGGCCTGGGTATGGAGGTGTTCCCTGTCGATCTCATCTACCGGCCCTGGAAGCATGCTGAGGGACAG CTGTCATTCATTCAGCACTCCCTCATGAGCCCAGATGTGTTCTGCTTCGCTGACTACCCCTGCCACACTGTAGCCATCGACATACTGAAGGCGCCACCCGAGGACGATAACAGGGAGATAGCCACCTG GAAGAGCCTGGACCTGGTGGAGAGCCTCCTGCGCCTCTCTGAGGTGGGCCAGTACGAGCAGGTGAAGCAGCTCTTCAGTTTCCCCATCAAACACTGTCCTGACATGTTGGTGCTGGCACTGCTGCAGATCAGCACCTCTTGGCACACCCTGCGCCATGAGCTCATCTCCACCCTCATGCCCATCTTCCTGGGCAACCACCCCAACTCCGCCATCATCTTGCACTACGCGTGGCACGGACAGGGCCAGTCCCCCTCTATCCGTCAGCTGATCATGCACTCGATGGCAGAGTGGTACATGAGAGGAGAGCAGTACGACCAGGCCAAGCTGTCCCGCATCCTGGATGTGGCCCAGGACTTGAAG tctctttcaATGCTGCTAAATGGTACTCCATTTGCCTTTGTTATTGACCTTGCTGCACTTGCCTCTCGCCGTGAATACCTCAAACTTGACAAATGGCTGACTGACAAAATCCGAGAGCACGGGGTGGGTGGC GAGCCCTTCATCCAGGCATGTGTAACGTTCCTGAAAAGACGCTGTCCCTCTATTATGGGTGGTCTTGCCCCAGAGAAGGACCAGCCCAAAAGCGCCCAGCTTCCCCCGGAAACGATGGCTACCATGCTGGGCTGTCTGCAGGCCTGTGCAGG GAGTGTGTCTCAAGAGCTCTCTGAGACTATCTTGACCATGGTTGCCAACTGTAGCAACGTCATGAACAAAGCCCGCCAGCCACCACCGGGGGTCATGCCAAAGGGACGTGCTCCCAGCACCAGCAGTCTAGACGCCATTTCCCCTGTGCAGGTATCGGTGTCTCCTCTCCAG ATGGATCCCCTGACAGCCATGGGTTCGCTGAACCTGAGCAGCTCTGccacctctcacacacagagcatgCAGGGCTTCCCTACCCCGCTGGGCTCTGCCTTCAGCAACCCCCAGTCCCCAGCTAAGGCCTTCCCTCCACtgtccaaccccaaccccagcaCACCATTTGGGGGGATTGGGAGCCTCTCTTCACAGCTAGGTAACACAG GTCCTCTGGGATCAGGCATTGGTTCTGGTCTTGGAATGCCAGCGGTGAGCAGCGATCCGTTTGGGACGAGGAAGATGAGCACACCGGGCCTGAATCCGACCACCTTTCAGCAGA CTGACCTATCTCAGGTGTGGCCCGAGGCTAACCAGCACTTTAGTAAGGAGATTGACGATGAGGCTAACAGTTACTTCCAGCGCATCTACAACCACCCCCCACACCCCACCATGTCTGTTGATGAG GTGCTGGAGATGTTACAGAGGTTCAAGGACTCCACCATCAAGCGAGAGCGGGAGGTCTTTAACTGTATGCTGAGGAATTTGTTCGAGGAGTACCGTTTCTTCCCCCAGTACCCCGACAAGGAGCTGCACATCACCGCCTGCCTGTTCGGGGGGATCATCGAGAAGGGTCTTGTCACATACATGGCCCTTGGACTGGCCCTCAGATATGTCCTTGAAGCCTTAAGGAAGCCATTTGGATCCAAAATGTATTACTTTGGAATCGCTGCTCTAGATAGATTCAAAAATAG GCTGAAGGACTATCCACAATATTGTCAGCACTTGGCCTCGATCGGCCACTTTCTGCAATTCCCCCTTCATTTACAAGAG TGCGTGCAGTATATCGAGTATGGCCAACAGTCACGGGATCCTCCAGTGAAGATGCAAGGATCCATCACCACCCCTGGAAGCCTGGCGTTGGCTCAAGCTCAGGCCCAGTCTCAGCCTCCCAAAGCCCCCCAGCCTGGACAGCCCAGCACCCTGGTCACCACAGCTACCGCCACCACCACTGTCGCCAAAACCACTACCATCACCCGACCTACCCCTGGCAGCTTCAAGAAGGATGTGCCG CCCTCCATCAACACCACAAACATTGACACTCTGCTGGTAGCAACAGACCAAACTGAGAGGATTGTGGAACCCCCAGAAAATGTTCAAGAGAAAATTGCTTTTATCTTCAATAACCTGTCACAATCCAACATGACACAGAAG GTTGAGGAGTTAAAGGAAACTGTGAAAGAGGAGTTTATGCCCTGGGTCTCCCAGTATCTTGTCATGAAGAGGGTCAGCATCGAGCCCAACTTCCACAGCCTATACTCCAACTTTCTAGACACCCTGAAGAACCCTGAGTTTGTCAAAATGGTTCTGAATGAAACTTACAGAAACATCAAG GTTCTCCTTACCTCTGATAAGGCAGCTGCAAACTTCTCTGATCGATCCCTACTGAAGAATTTGGGCCACTGGCTTGGCATGATCACTCTGGCTAAAAACAAGCCCATCCTGTACACG GATTTGGAGGTGAAATCCCTGTTGTTAGAAGCCTATGTCAAGGGGCAGCAGGAGCTACTGTATGTGGTCCCGTTTGTAGCCAAAGTCCTGGAATCCAGTTTGCGTAGCGTG TCCCATCAGGCAGAGTACCTACCGGAGCTGACAGGGAGCCAGTCCTTCCAGGCAGAATACCTACAGCAGcagacaggcagccagccagAACTAGATGATGTAGACCATTATAGGCAGTATTATAGCCCATCTCCAGAAGAAGCAAAGAGGCTCAAA ATCTTCCGACCTCAGAATCCCTGGACCATGGCCATCATGAATGTTCTGGCAGAGTTGCATACGGAACATGATCTGAAG CTGAACTTAAAGTTTGAGATTGAGGTGCTGTGTAAGAACTTATCACTGGACATCAACGACCTGAAGCCTGGCACCCTGCTGAAAGACAAAGACAAGTTGAAGAGTCTGGAGGAGCAGCTCTCTGCACCAAAGAAAGAGGCCAAGCCCCCTGAAGAAATGATCCCTATTGTTAGCACAGGTATCCAGCACTTTCAAACTGGGATGCCCCTTGTCG GAGACTTTCTTCCATTTGCAGCTGCACCATCCACTCCCGCCCCGACCACCACTTGCTCAGCTACTGGGCCCCCTACCCCGCAGTTTAGCTATCATGACATCAATGTGTACGCCCTTGCAGGGCTAGCCCCTCACATCAATATCAACATCAAC ATCCCCTTGCTTCAAGCCCACCCTCAGCTCAAGCAGTGTGTGAGACAGTCCATTGAGCGGGCTGTGCAAGAGCTCGTCCACCCCGTAGTGGACCGCTCCATCAAGATCGCCATGACCACCTGCGAGCAGATCGTCAGGAAGGACTTTGCTCTGGACTCGGAGGAGTCGCGCATGCGTGTGGCAGCTCATCATATGATGCGCAACCTGACTGCCGGCATGGCCATGATCACCTGCCGGGAGCCCCTGCTCATGAGCATCGCCACCAACCTGAAGAACAGCTTTGCCGCTGCCCTCCGG GCCCCCACCCCCcagcagagagagatgatggaggAGGCTGCTGCCAGGGTCGCCCAGGACAACTGTGAGCTGGCCTGCTGCTTCATCCAGaagactgcagtggagaaggctGGCCCAGAGATGGACAAGAGGCTGGCGACG GAGTTTGAGCTGAGGAAGCACGCCCGCCAGGAGGGCCGTCGCTACTGTGACCCCGTTGTGCTGACCTACCAGGCCGAGCGCATGCCAGAGCAGATCAGACTCAAG GTTGGAGGCGTAGACCCCAAACAGCTGGCGGTGTATGAGGAGTTTGCCCGGAATGTTCCAGGCTTCCTACCAAGCAACGACCTGTCTCAGCCCACAGGATTCCTTGCCCAGCCCATGAAG caacaggcaTGGGCCACGGACGACGTGGCTCAGATCTATGACAAGTGCATGGCAGACCTGGAGCAGCACCTCCACGCCATCCCTCCAGCGCTGGCCATGAACCCTCAGACCCAGGCTTTGCGCAGCCTGCTGGAGGCCGTGGCCCTAGCCAGGAACTCCCGGGACGGCATCGCCGCTCTGGGTCTGCTGCAGAAG gCTGTGGAGGGTCTGCTGGATGCTACCAGTGGTGCCGATGCTGACTTGCTTCTGCGGTACAGAGAGTGCCACCTGCTGGTGCTCAAAGCCCTCCAGGACGGCCGGGCATACGGGCCACTGTGGTGCAACAAGCAGATTACCAG GTGCCTGATTGAGTGCCGTGATGAGTACAAGTACAACGTTGAGGCTGTGGAGCTGCTGATCAGAAACCACCTGGTCAACATGCAGCAGTATGACCTGCACCTGGCACAG TCTATGGAGAATGGGCTGCACTACATGGCGGTGGCGTTTGCCATGCAGCTGGTGAAGCTGCTGttggtggatgagcgcagtgtgAGCCACATTACCGAGGCAGACTTGTTCCACACTATCGAGACTCTGATGCGAACCAGCGCCCACTCCAGGGCCAACGCACCTGAGGG GCTTCCTCAGCTGATGGACGTGGTCCGCTCCAACTACGAGGCTATGATCGACCGGGCCCACGGAGGACCCAACTTTATGATGCACTCTGGCATCTCCCAGGCATCCGAGTACGACGACCCGCCAGGCCTGAGGGAGAAGGCTGAGTACCTGCTGAGGGAATGGGTCAACCTGTACCACTCTGCAGCCGCCGGCCGGGACAGCACCAAGGCCTTCTCTGCCTTTGTGGGCCAG ATGCACCAGCAGGGCATTCTGAAGACCGATGACCTGATCACTCGTTTCTTCCGGCTGTGCACGGAGATGTGTGTAGAGATCAGCTACCGCGCCCAggccgagcagcagcacaacccTGCGGCCAGCGCCGCCATCATCAGGGCCAAGTGTTACCACAACCTGGACGCCTTTGTGCGCCTCATCGCCCTGCTGGTCAAGCACTCCGGAGAGGCCACCAACACCGTCACCAAGATCAACCTGCTCAACAAG GTTCTAGGTATTGTGGTTGGAGTGTTGATCCAGGACCATGATGTGAGACAGACTGAGTTCCAGCAGTTGCCTTACCATCGCATCTTCATCATGCTGTTGCTTGAGCTCAATGCCCCCGAGCATGTGCTGGAGACCATCAACTTCCAGACCCTCACCGCCTTCTG CAACACTTTCCACATCCTGAGGCCTACCAAAGCCCCTGGCTTTGTTTACGCTTGGCTGGAGTTGATCTCTCACCGTATCTTCATCGCCAGGATGCTGGCGCACACCCCACAGCAGAAG GGTTGGCCCATGTATGCCCAACTTCTCATTGATCTGTTCAAGTACCTGGCACCCTTCCTGAGGAATGTTGAGCTTAACAAACCTATGCAAATCCTCTACAAG GGTACCCTGCGCGTCCTTCTGGTCCTACTGCATGACTTCCCAGAGTTCCTGTGCGACTACCACTACGGCTTCTGCGACGTCATCCCGCCCAACTGCATCCAGCTCCGCAACCTGATTCTGAGTGCCTTCCCACGCAACATGAGGCTTCCAGACCCCTTCACTCCCAATCTGAAG GTTGACATGCTCAGCGAGATCAACATCGCTCCGCGCATCCTTACAAACTTCACCGGAGTGATGCCCTCTCAGTTCAAGAAGGATCTGGACTCGTACCTGAAGACACGCTCCCCCGTCACCTTCCTCTCTGAGCTCCGCAGCAATCTGCAGGTAGGGGGCGCCACTCTGGGTCCCTGGAAGTATTTGCAGCACAACGACACATCTTTAGAACAG GTGTCAAATGAGCCAGGCAACCGTTACAACATCCAGCTGATCAACGCTCTGGTGCTGTATGTGGGAACCCAGGCCATCGCACACATCCACAACAAGGGCAGCACCCCCTCGATGAGCACCATCACTCACTCAGCCCACATGGACATCTTCCAGAACCTGGCTGTGGACCTGGACACTGAGG GGCGTTATCTCTTCCTGAATGCCATCGCCAATCAGCTGCGCTACCCAAACAGCCACACCCATTACTTCAGCTGCACCATGCTGTACCTGTTTGCTGAGGCCAACACTGAGGCAATCCAGGAGCAGATTACCAG GGTTCTTCTGGAGAGGCTGATTGTGAACAGGCCTCATCCCTGGGGACTGCTCATCACCTTCATCGAGCTCATCAAGAATCCCGCCTTCAAGTTCTGGAGCCACGACTTTGTACACTGTGCCCCAGAGATTGAGAA gttGTTCCAGTCAGTGGCTCAGTGCTGTATGGGGCAAAAGCAGGCTCAGCAGGTGATGGAGGGCACTGgtgccagttag